The segment TTGGTGTATCACTTGCAAGTTTAATGAAAGAACGGTTTTATCCTCCGACACGGTCTTAAACGAATTCCGAACTAAAGAGATCGTAGTTTTGAAGGGAGATTGGACAAGCGAAGATCCGAAAATCTCGGCAGCTTTGGAATCTTATGGAAGAAATAGCGTTCCCTTTTATGTTTATTATCCTAAGGGCAAAAGGGAGAATCCCCGTTTTCTACCTACAATGTTGACAATCGGATTATTGCTTGAGTCTCTTCGATAAAGAGTTAACAATAAAGCCTCTGCGCCACTTTGAATCGCCTACAGTAAATTAGTTCTATTTAACGAGTGACGTTATCCCCGGCTTTTCTTTTTTTATAAATTCAAAATTCAAGTAGTTGTCTTTTTTACCGGAAAAACTTTCTTCATATAAATCCTGAGAAACTTTTTAAGATAATAAGAGGAATTGAATGCAAAATAAATTTGCGAATAAGACGATCGCTATCGCTTCGATCAGCGGAGCTTTATTTTTGTTTATTGGAACCTATTTGCATCCGATGGGAGCGGACCCGAACGATGCTTTAGCCGCATTTACCGAATATGCAGATGATCATCATTGGGTGGCAAGCCATTTGGTTCAACTTTTGGGCGTGATATTCATGGTATCTTCTTTGCTTGTTTTAAGTACCTTATTTTCCAATCCTTCGGCAATTGTTTTAGGAAAGATTGGAACTGGCTGGGCGATATCGGCGCTTGCTCTCGCGGGTGCTTTACAAGCGGTGGACGGAATTGCATTGAAGGCCATGGTAAATGCTTGGGCATCCGCCGAGCCTGAGGCACAAAATAGTTTATTTCATGCAACGTTAGGTGTAAGACAAATCGAGATCGGTTTAGCAAGCATTGCAAGCTTAATAACCGGTTTAACGGTATTTATATTCGGTTTAGCGTTATTATTAGATTCCGTATTTCCAAAGTGGATGGGTGTTCTAGCCATTTTCAGCGGAATTCCTACCGGCATTGCGGGAATCATTATCGGATATACCGGTTTTTCGGAACTTTCCATGATCGTAAATATGCCCGCAAGTTTCCTATTGCTGATTTGGATGTTTTGTATAGGTATCTTAAGCTGGAGACGCTCCGCATAAATTTTTTACATTTCGTGACGCGAGTCTTCGGATGACTCTTTTTCATCCGAAGACAGCGCTATTCGTCCTTCGATTATAGTTCAACCTTTTTATAAATTACCGGCATTACGCGTTTCTAAAATTACTTGCACTCGAATCCATAATGTTCTTGGCGATTTAGAGAGGCCTCGTTTAATGCAGTATGCGTAACATTGTAAAAAAGATATTTACAATCTTTCTATTTCCCTTTCTATTCTTGCTCTCCGGATGTTCCAGCTCCGGTTTCGATCGAGGGCCGATATCTAACGTTCAAAATCATGAGGTTGTGATCGATGATTCGGAGATAAAAAAATATTTGTCCTTAAAGCCCCAGCTAAAGTTTCCGTTTCGCTTGGGTGTGTACATCTTGGATTCTCAATCCGATCACTATCGAATCGATAGTAATAACAAATCTACCATTCTAGAGGCGGAAAAAACCTTAAAACTTGAAGGTATCCTCTCCCAAATGTTTTTAATTACCGAATCGATATACGATTTGGACGGCTCTAATAACGGGTCATTTAGAAACTATTATAAAGAGAGAACCAAGACCCTGGATAATATTAAGAAAATTCGGATCTTGGCTGCTCGTTACGGTGCGGATGCGGTATTAGTCGTTAAACCAAAGAATGCATTTAAGAAAGAAGCCAATTTTCTAAGCATGTTTTATCTTACGATCGTCGGAATTTGGCTGGTTCCGGGTTCCTACAGAGATTCGGTTTTTTCATTCCAAGGTACTCTTTGGGACGTTCGAAACGAATACCTTTATCTGACGGCCGAGTCCGAATCGGAAAAATCCGTGACCAGGCCTCTGGGCTGGGTCGACGACGATGCTCTTGTAAAAGAAAGCAAAGAGGCGGCGCTGAAAGAATTTTACGAAGAATTAATGCGCAGATTTAGAAGTTTAAAATAGAAGAACTTCGATTTATTGGAATATTTCTTATTTCTCACAATCGAGTATTTGGAATTCCTTTGTCTTCCCCCGATAATGAAATTACGACGTTTATCCTATATTATTAATATCATGAAATTCGAATTCTTTCTTTGCAAAAGCTAGATGGATCGACTGAATCCTCCGGTTACATACAATTAAGTTAATATAGCAATTTGTAAGCTTTGCTTGTCCCTGCCGGAGCATGTTCGAGAGCTTCGAATTTAAGCCCCATATCCTGGGAGTTTTCAAAGACACCTTGTGTGACTAAAATTTCACCGGATTCTGCCGTATCTTCCCCCAATTTACTTGCGGTGTTTACCTCGGAACCGAATACATCCAGATCTCCTATTTTTAATACTCTTCCGAAACCTAAACCCACACAAAGAAGGATTTTCTCTTCCGGAATTTTATTTACGTTATACTCTACAAGTTCTCTCTGCATTTTAATTGCAGCAGAGATGCCCTTTGCAACATTTCGAAAAATCACTAAAAAACTGTCACCTTCGGATTTCAGCAAGATTCCGTCGTTTTCCTCGATAATCGGAACTAAAACCCTTTCCGATTCTTGAATGGTTTGAAGAAAATGAATGATCCCGAATTTTTCCACGCCCCGGGAAAACCCGGATAAGTCTGTGAACATGATGCACCACATTTCTCCGAAGAGATCCCAGATTCTCTGATCGATTTTTTCCTTATCCGCTCCAGGTCTTAACCGTTCTAAGATTAGGTTCTCCAATCGATCTTCCGAAGCGCTCGCTATAATGGTCCGTTTAAATGCCATAAGAATTTGCAAGTATCGGCATAACTTTCGGTTAAGTCTATAAATTATCGAATTAGTCGACAATTTATATCGGAGCATTAATCGATTATGAACGCTTTAAACTTAAAATATATAATGGAAAACCGACAGTTCCTCAAAGCCCAAATTTCGTAGCCCATCATCCTTCCCTCGATTCTCCTACCCAAATCAACGTTTCTCAAAGGCCTGTCCGACCAAAGAACGGACAGGGCGAATATTCGTTACTGTAAGAGACAGATAACTTCCACTTGGTTAAGCGAACTGTCGGTTTATTGCTCTTCTCCCATCTCATCGTTTAAGACTTTGCGTAATTCCTTTAATTGAAATAGAAGTATTTCCCTATTTTTTTGAGGATATTTTTTTAATAATGACTCGAAGTGATTTACGAGCTTTCTTGGAACTTCCTTTCTATACGATTCGCCGAGTTTCGTCAGTTTTATTAGCGTAACTCTTCGATCTTCTTCCGAAATCACTAGATCGACATAGCCGTTCTGAATCATTCTACGAATCATTTTCGATGTGGAAGGGGCATCCTGTAGAGTTACATTTATGATTTGCCTTTGCGTAAGCGGCCCTTTGGCCCAGAGCATCGCCAATACCTGCCATTGTTCGGGAGAAAGACGATAATCTTTCAATGCACGTATCAATTCCCTTCTGAACAGTATTGCGACCCTATTTAGATTAAATCCTAACTGATCTTCTAAAATAAGCATAAACGACTGTTTAGTTGCGCTGTAAAAAAATCAATAATTTACTTGTCCGGACAATTTTCAGTTTACAAAACGTCTTTCGGGATTAAGTTTTAGTTGTCTGAACAACTAATTAGGAGATGTTTATGAAACTTTTTATTTTCAGCGTTCACACAGTATTTGGAGGAATATTCTTTCTCTATGGGTTAAGTAAATTCCATCCTTTTATGCCGATTCCCCCCATGAATCCTCAAGCAGCTAATTTCATTGCAGCCTTGATCGGGACAGGGTACCTTTGGTATTTGATCGGCGGGATCGAAACGGTAGCCGGATTAATGATAATTTTACGTCGAAAAGTGCCTTTAGCCCTGCTAATATTGGCTCCGATTATCACCAATATCGTCTTTTATCTGCTTATATTACAGAGAGGGATAGGTTTCCCTCCCATCGCGATGAGTATTTTTCTGATCTGCTCCGAAGGTTATCTCTTTTATCTGTATAGAAATTCCTATAAAGGTTTAATTTTCGAACCGGAAAAATCGTAGAATCTTTAATATAGGAATAATATTTAGGATTATATAATATATATATTTGATATTTACATCGATCATGGTATTAAATCGCCTGCGTTTTTATTCTTTATCAAGGTTATGCCATAGGTCGAAAATAATTTTTATATAAAATTTCGAATCTTTGCATAATAGACCTCGAATATCGAATGATGGAATTTGGGTTAATTACCGTAACTTTTCGATATTTCCGGAAGTCCGTCTAAGCCTTCGACAGACTTCCGGTTTCGTAAACCGATTAAGGGTACCTTATCGATCGATTTCCTTTAAATGAGCGTCTTAATTCGATTTCTCGAATTAAGGTTTCCCGAAAATTTTAAATCTTTCTTATGTTCAATTGATTTCTCTTTCATATTTAATTAGTCCAAAATGCCGATAGAGCATCAATTTTATTGTCCTATATGGAATCATTGGGATTTATTTTAAGGACGCGATTTGGATTCCTGCGTTGGCGATTTTTCGTTTAAAATCCGAATCGGTCTTTTAGGGTGTTCCGGGTTTTCGTTCTGGGCCTGCCGCTTTTGTTTTCAGGAAGTCCTCTATCCCTGATAATCTTTGTGTTATTCCTCCTACTTCCTTGTCGACCATCGCTCTACAATTGCGCAGGTCGGTACCTCTTTGATTCGCAAGTGAAATGGAATCAGATAACGATTTGTTTTTTTCGGAAACCTGCGCCTTTAGTTCGGCAAGTTGTGAAGCGCATGCGTTCCAATCGTTTATTTTGGAATTCAACGAGAGGTTCACGTCGTTCATGCTTTTCTTTAATTCCGTTATCATCTTTGCCGATTCCGAAAGCTTTCCGTTACAAGCATTGATGTCTCCGATCTTAGTTTGAATTTGACCGCTTAAATCGGTTACGTTTTTCCTGGAAGCGATAAGATCGATATTACAAGCGTTTCCTCTTTCCGTTAAGGAAGCCGCCTCGATCGTTTTGGATTGTAGTTCGGAGTTAAGTTGGGTGATCGTCTTTTGTCGTTCTTCCACTTTTTGAGATGCATCGGAAAATTTAGACGCAAATACGGCAGCATCCTGGGTTTTAACGGTAAGCTGGGCGTTGGCAGTTTCGAGTTCTTTTACTCTTTCTTGATTTTCCTGTAAAGATTGAGCGAGTCTTCCTTGAGTTTCTTTCAATATCTGGGCAGTATTTTGCGATTCCGTTCTCAATCTTTCGATTTCCGCTTCCAACTCTCCTACTTTACGATGCGATAGTTCGATATATTGCTGATAATTGCTAAGCAAGAGAGACGTATCGCCTTTAATTTCTCCCGTTTGCGTTATGTACTCTTGTTCGAGAATTTTGATTTTAGAATCCAAATGATCCTTATCGATATTTGCGAGAGCTTGATTGACATAATCCGTACTCATCGACAATAGGATGTTGACCGTCAGGACCATGACTCCGATCTTTCCGACGTTCGTGACGACCCTTTTACCTGTTTCATTATCCTTCTCGTGAAAATCGTGAATCGTAGCAAAAATACCGTAGATGAAGGCGAATAAAGTAGTGAGCTCGCGGAAGATCGTCAATATTTCGTCGATCGAAAGATAAGAGGAAAGAATGATTAAAATAAATCCGCATGCTATCAATATGTACGAGACGATAGATTGCCAAGCGATGAAGAATTTTAACTCTTTCCGCTCTTTATATCCCGTATATAAATAGAATAAGATGGGTATTGAAAATAGAATAAAGAATATATGTGGAAGTCTTCGTACAAAAAGTTCAATATTATCCTGCATGTTAATATCCTTGGTTAATTAAAGCTGTCTTTGCATAATCGAGATTTTTCTCCGAAATATTCGGAGTGATTTGGTATGTGTATTCGATTCTTAAAACGAATCAATAAATAATATAAGATAAGAAAAGACCGAACCCTAAAAAATGTCGAAAGTATCGAATAAAAATGAAATGAGGCTAACCTCCACATAAGATCGAATTGGCGCTCGTTATAAGAATTTTAGACTCTCAGCTTCGGTGTGATCCGAATAAATAGCGAACCCGCCTAATGAGATCTAGGTCTAAAGTTAATCATTCTGTTCGGTTGGTAGGCTATAAAATGAAGCGAGCGCTTTTTCTATTCTCAATACTTTCGATATTCGTTTATTCACTTTCAGCTATGAAGCCGGGAGATCTTGCTCCGGACTTTTCGGAAAAGGATATCTCCGGAAAATTGCGTAATTTATCCGAGTTTAAAGGTAAGTTTTTGGTTCTTGAGTGGCATAATCAGGGATGTCCTTTCGTTAAAAAACATTATGGATCCGGAAACATGCAAAAATTGCAGAAGGAAATAACTGCAAAGGGAGTGGTTTGGTTGAGCGTGATATCGTCCGCCCCGGGAAAGCAGGGTTATGTTACACCGGAAGAAGAAAAAGAGTTTCTGAAAAAGTCACAAGCTTCTCCGTCGGCAGTATTATTCGATTCGGATGGAACGATGGGGAAGGCATACGGAGCAAAGACAACTCCTCAAATGGTACTTATTTCCCCTCAGGGAAAAATACTGTATAACGGTGCGATTGATGATAAACCTTCCACCGATCAGTCTGATATTCCTTCGGCAAAAAATTATATTACGGCTGCGATAGATGAGGCGTTGGCAGGTAGACAGATCAGCGTTTCGACGTCCCAGCCTTATGGATGCTCCGTTAAGTACGAGTAATAACTGTCGTTAAGAGCTGTAGAATGTACTGCGAGGTCTGTCCGAATTATTTTACGATCCTAAATTCGGACGACGGTTAATCGTCCGAATGTTTTGCGGATCACTTTCGCAAAAGGAAGAATCCTAATGCGATCCCGAAGACTTCGGTTAACATACTAATATATATGTATTCGTTGCCCGGACCGTCGAGAATCAAAGTAATCAATCTGCCGAGAAGAAGTCCTCCCGCGGTCAGAACGGAAATCTGAATCGCCGCGATTCGCGTTTTTGTCTGGAGTATTCCGAGTAGTATCAGGATACCTATTCCCAAGCAAAGACCGCCATACATCGCACGGAAATCGGCAAGTGCGGCGGTTGAGTGTATCGAAAATCCTATCTGGTCCGCCAACATAGTCGGTGCGATAAAGAAACCGACCGCAAAAGCGAAGAAAACCGCTAAATTTAAAAGCAAGTATACTTTAGAGATCAGCGTAAGTAATTTCAAACGAGGTTCGTTTTCGGAATTTTCGAGTTCAAGAGTATGCGTTTTCATATTCCTTCCTTATCTGGATGATAGATAAAGCGGATTATATTCGAATCTAAGGTCCGAGTCGACGGAGGTTATAAAGTCTTTCGATTTTTTTTGTCGGTAGTTATAATTTCCGACATTTTATTTTTTCTTCTATAAGTAATCGGAGTAGCTCCGGTGAATTTTAAAAACGATTCGTTAAAAGAGGACCGATTGTTGAAACCTACTTCGTACGTAATTTCCAAAACCGTCTTATCCGTCCAAATCAATAGTCGTTTGGCCTCTTCGACTCTATACCGATTGATCAGGGAGAAAAAACCGAGGTTCAGTTTTTGGTTGATTAATTCTGACAACTGGTGCGGCGTAAGGGAAAGTTCCTTAGCGATTCCGGCCAGCGATAAATTATCATTCTTATATATTTTTTCAGTTTCTAATAATTCGTTTAATCTCTCGATCAACGAGTCGGAATCCATTCCCTCAAGTCGAGACCTCGCGTATCTGACTTTGGCCAATTCTTTACTTATATTTTCGGAAATATTCGGGTATTTGCTTCTGACGAAAAAAATCAGACATAGCACGAAGGAAATTGCAAGCAGGGCCGATCTAAAAAAGAAAGTCCCGAAAATCGAACCTAATATCACTAAGATAGAAACTGCGAACGTATCTAGTAGGAAAATTCCGAGTAGGACCTTTACGCGAAAGTCTTGACTTTGGCCTAGAACTCTAAATATTTTCGCCGCAAATATCAAGGAATAAATCCCGGCAAAAAAATACGGTAGCTGCGAAGTCCATGTCCGCGGGATAGTTTTATCATCAAATACCTCGGCGGCATAAAGAGACGATCTTTCCAGCCCGAGAATGGGCAAATTATAAACGGCAAAGAATAAACCTACAGTAAAGACGGTAAAACCGATCAATATTCCATATCTTTTAATCGAGAAGTGCTCGTCAGAAATCGTTTTTATAGTCAAGTAGGCAAACGGCGCCGGAAGAAAAAGAAAAGGAAGATGAATATTAGCAAAAAGAAATGGACTACCGGAGCTATCCGTAGCGGTTTTCAGTCCGAATGCGCTTAGCAATTGAATACAAGCAACGGACAGTAAAGTGGAGGAAAAGAAAAAACGGTACGCTTCCTTGGAACGGGAAAGCATTTCATTAACTGATAATAGAACGGCTAAAAAACCGCCGAAGAGAATGAAGCCGTTTTCAAGCCAGACGAGTAGAGTCATTTACAAAATCTTTATTCTTTTCCTAAAAACAAACGTATCCCTTTTGCAATCGTTTGCAAAGTACGAGCCATTAGGTTTTCTAGTTTGGTTTGCAGGAATAATTCCATAATTAATTTTCTTAATGCGATGTCGAATGGCAAGTTGAATTCCGTCCAATCTATTCCGAATCGGAAAGGATAACTTTCCGAATATTCCTCGGGAGAAACGCTCGAATGCACGAGTGTTCCTTCAAAGTCCGTATGATTCTCGTCAATGTGCCTAAATTCGACGGATAAATGAACTTGTTTTTTAAAAAGAGGCAGCGGGATGATTTCTAACCCTGCGAGTTCCCCCCATGTAATCCCGGAAAGGTTTAAGTATCCTCTATCGCCGTTGCGTAACGTTCCTATCCGTAACATTCCTTCTCGTCCTAAACGACAGCTTCCCATTTTGCTCCGAAAAAGAATTTCTAGCGGAGAGCCGACGTCTAACAACCCGTTTTCGATTTTTATATCGCGAATCTGTATATTGAAAATCGGGGTTAAGGTTCGATCTTCTATATCGATACTTGAGTGAATTACTTTTTCGAACTTAATTTGAATTCGACCGCGTCCGGGGAGGTAAGGCGTTTTTTTGCGCGAATCGACACGATTGGTGTAATCCATATGAAAGGAGCGAATATTCACACCAAGGAGTATTAATTTTCCTTTAAGAAGCCTTGCGAGGGAGATTCGAAATTTGAGAAAACTACCTTTAGCATGAACGATATCCGTTCCTAATTCTCCCGGAAAATATATCGTAAAACTTCTCGCCCAAACCCAGAGGCCAGGCAGCATAATACCGGGAGTAAGCCATCCGAATTTAAAGAGTCGGAAAGAAATAATATTTACGATTAATTGAAGAACGGGACCGGAAAGAAGAACTTGAATACCGAAATAAACAAAGAGTAGAACGATAAAATATGAGGACATTAAAGTCGGGCGAGACTTTTACTTAGTCTTTATCGCTCGTATCCGAGTATTTATTATCGATATTTTTTTTATCCATCTGCGATATCTCTAATTCCTTAGCGAGATCGTTTAAGAATTCTTTTTCTCTATCCGTAAAGGATCCGTCGGTCGCGATGATACAAACCGCATCCTCGTAAAAGTTCGCGGCTAAGACCGGATTTCCTTCCGAAAAATCCTTAATCATTTTGATCGGGAGAGGAGATTCAAAAACTTCGGACAATTCTTCTACGATTTCGTCCTTGCTATCTTGATGAGAGTCGAAGATACAATCTTTGTCGAACATCGCTTTGACCATCTGCCCGACTAAATTTCCTTCTCTCTTATGAAAGTTTCCGTCGGCATGACAAGCATAAGACCAGAGGCTAACCAATACCTTGGCATAGTTCATCTTTAACTGGAAAATTTCCGATTCCGGATCGAGGCCTTTCTGAAATTTTTCGTAAAATTCGTGGCCAGGCAGAACCTTACTCGCTAAGGATGAAACCCTCTCCATTTTTTGCCTTCCTTCTCCAAACACTTTGCGTATTTCCGAAGTATTTTACTGTACGCGGACGATTTGCAATGAAAATCCATGTTGCTTTTGCGGGAATTTTTCGCATCTTGACTACGTGAGAACTGATAGGAAACGCCGGATACTTGTTACTTCCGCCCTACCTTACGCGAACGGGCCTATTCATTTGGGCCATGTTTTGGAAGCTGTCCAAACGGACGTTTATGTCCGCTTCCAGAAAGCGAACGGAAACGAATGTTATTTCTTTTGCGCGGACGACACGCATGGAACTCCAATCATGCTCGCTGCGAGAAAAGAAGGCATCGCTCCGGAACAACTGATCGATCGTGTTCGTAAGGAACACTATCGCGACCTAAACGGCTTTTTAGTCGATTACGATAATTATTATACTACAAATTCCGAAGAAAATCGCGCTCTTTCGGAAGAAATTTACCTTACCTTAAAGGCGAAGGGGCATATCGCAGAACGGGAAATCGAGCAGGCATATTGCGATCATGATAAAATGT is part of the Leptospira broomii serovar Hurstbridge str. 5399 genome and harbors:
- a CDS encoding adenylate/guanylate cyclase domain-containing protein; its protein translation is MAFKRTIIASASEDRLENLILERLRPGADKEKIDQRIWDLFGEMWCIMFTDLSGFSRGVEKFGIIHFLQTIQESERVLVPIIEENDGILLKSEGDSFLVIFRNVAKGISAAIKMQRELVEYNVNKIPEEKILLCVGLGFGRVLKIGDLDVFGSEVNTASKLGEDTAESGEILVTQGVFENSQDMGLKFEALEHAPAGTSKAYKLLY
- a CDS encoding MarR family winged helix-turn-helix transcriptional regulator: MLILEDQLGFNLNRVAILFRRELIRALKDYRLSPEQWQVLAMLWAKGPLTQRQIINVTLQDAPSTSKMIRRMIQNGYVDLVISEEDRRVTLIKLTKLGESYRKEVPRKLVNHFESLLKKYPQKNREILLFQLKELRKVLNDEMGEEQ
- a CDS encoding DoxX family membrane protein, which produces MKLFIFSVHTVFGGIFFLYGLSKFHPFMPIPPMNPQAANFIAALIGTGYLWYLIGGIETVAGLMIILRRKVPLALLILAPIITNIVFYLLILQRGIGFPPIAMSIFLICSEGYLFYLYRNSYKGLIFEPEKS
- a CDS encoding coiled-coil domain-containing protein, with product MQDNIELFVRRLPHIFFILFSIPILFYLYTGYKERKELKFFIAWQSIVSYILIACGFILIILSSYLSIDEILTIFRELTTLFAFIYGIFATIHDFHEKDNETGKRVVTNVGKIGVMVLTVNILLSMSTDYVNQALANIDKDHLDSKIKILEQEYITQTGEIKGDTSLLLSNYQQYIELSHRKVGELEAEIERLRTESQNTAQILKETQGRLAQSLQENQERVKELETANAQLTVKTQDAAVFASKFSDASQKVEERQKTITQLNSELQSKTIEAASLTERGNACNIDLIASRKNVTDLSGQIQTKIGDINACNGKLSESAKMITELKKSMNDVNLSLNSKINDWNACASQLAELKAQVSEKNKSLSDSISLANQRGTDLRNCRAMVDKEVGGITQRLSGIEDFLKTKAAGPERKPGTP
- a CDS encoding thioredoxin family protein, with protein sequence MRSRSKVNHSVRLVGYKMKRALFLFSILSIFVYSLSAMKPGDLAPDFSEKDISGKLRNLSEFKGKFLVLEWHNQGCPFVKKHYGSGNMQKLQKEITAKGVVWLSVISSAPGKQGYVTPEEEKEFLKKSQASPSAVLFDSDGTMGKAYGAKTTPQMVLISPQGKILYNGAIDDKPSTDQSDIPSAKNYITAAIDEALAGRQISVSTSQPYGCSVKYE
- a CDS encoding DUF4345 family protein; translation: MKTHTLELENSENEPRLKLLTLISKVYLLLNLAVFFAFAVGFFIAPTMLADQIGFSIHSTAALADFRAMYGGLCLGIGILILLGILQTKTRIAAIQISVLTAGGLLLGRLITLILDGPGNEYIYISMLTEVFGIALGFFLLRK
- a CDS encoding helix-turn-helix domain-containing protein, which gives rise to MTLLVWLENGFILFGGFLAVLLSVNEMLSRSKEAYRFFFSSTLLSVACIQLLSAFGLKTATDSSGSPFLFANIHLPFLFLPAPFAYLTIKTISDEHFSIKRYGILIGFTVFTVGLFFAVYNLPILGLERSSLYAAEVFDDKTIPRTWTSQLPYFFAGIYSLIFAAKIFRVLGQSQDFRVKVLLGIFLLDTFAVSILVILGSIFGTFFFRSALLAISFVLCLIFFVRSKYPNISENISKELAKVRYARSRLEGMDSDSLIERLNELLETEKIYKNDNLSLAGIAKELSLTPHQLSELINQKLNLGFFSLINRYRVEEAKRLLIWTDKTVLEITYEVGFNNRSSFNESFLKFTGATPITYRRKNKMSEIITTDKKNRKTL
- a CDS encoding tellurite resistance TerB family protein, whose translation is MERVSSLASKVLPGHEFYEKFQKGLDPESEIFQLKMNYAKVLVSLWSYACHADGNFHKREGNLVGQMVKAMFDKDCIFDSHQDSKDEIVEELSEVFESPLPIKMIKDFSEGNPVLAANFYEDAVCIIATDGSFTDREKEFLNDLAKELEISQMDKKNIDNKYSDTSDKD